A region of Chloroflexota bacterium DNA encodes the following proteins:
- the nuoB gene encoding NADH-quinone oxidoreductase subunit NuoB, with product MSQPIRFVGNDDEASLEEVSQNVLVAPFDRVLDSLDGIYNWGRKNSIWPVQFGLACCAIEMICMAASRFDIDRFGAGLFRATPRQADLMIVSGTVTKKMVPNIVRLYNQMPEPRYVLSMGACATGGGPFKEGYNVVSGIDRFIPVDVYVAGCPPTPQALLNGLVELQKLIDSQKIRENRWYQKDYRGEIPVPVLGPDLLDQRRFDELKKISAAQLAALKAAAAAPAGAAATPSAAAAAPAAGAPPAKAPKRTPEELAALKAANAARRQATMVDVRKPEDTESKS from the coding sequence ATGTCGCAACCCATACGGTTCGTGGGGAATGACGACGAAGCGTCGCTGGAAGAAGTATCGCAGAATGTGCTGGTGGCTCCGTTTGACAGGGTGCTGGATTCGCTGGACGGCATCTACAACTGGGGACGCAAGAACTCGATCTGGCCCGTGCAGTTCGGTCTGGCGTGCTGCGCCATTGAAATGATCTGCATGGCGGCCTCGCGCTTTGACATTGACCGCTTCGGCGCGGGCCTGTTCCGGGCCACCCCGCGCCAGGCCGACCTGATGATCGTCTCCGGCACCGTGACCAAGAAGATGGTGCCGAACATCGTGCGCCTGTACAACCAGATGCCCGAGCCGCGCTATGTGCTCTCGATGGGCGCGTGCGCCACCGGTGGCGGCCCCTTCAAGGAAGGCTACAACGTCGTCAGCGGCATCGACCGCTTCATCCCGGTGGATGTATACGTGGCCGGCTGCCCGCCGACCCCGCAGGCCCTGCTGAACGGCCTGGTCGAACTACAGAAGCTGATCGACTCGCAGAAGATTCGCGAGAACCGCTGGTACCAGAAGGACTACCGGGGTGAGATTCCAGTGCCGGTGCTCGGCCCGGACCTGCTCGACCAGCGCCGTTTCGACGAACTCAAGAAGATCTCGGCCGCGCAACTGGCCGCGCTCAAGGCCGCCGCGGCCGCGCCGGCTGGCGCTGCCGCAACTCCGTCCGCCGCAGCCGCCGCACCCGCCGCCGGGGCGCCTCCCGCCAAAGCTCCGAAGCGGACGCCCGAAGAACTGGCCGCGCTCAAGGCGGCAAACGCCGCGCGGCGCCAGGCTACGATGGTGGATGTGCGCAAGCCCGAGGACACGGAGAGCAAATCATGA
- a CDS encoding NADH-quinone oxidoreductase subunit D — protein MTMQKVTNVSPAPMTVATPLKDVNAVAAKVNEQFPGAASVDGGSLIVERAQSVPVARLLRDDPSLGVDYLEDITSVDWPDRFDVVYNMYNTTRQEGPLRMKVKADKADPVVPSLVPVHPGANLMEREVYDLMGVKFDGHPNLKRVLLWEGFNGHPLRKDWKEAYFEEEKKPYDQRWPDGKLVRAEDRVPYKDNIVLPPGFDPSKYTAPGEDNVTLVDADALKKGEIRSDTLVINMGPQHPSTHGVFRMRLRLEGERIVDLQPVCGYLHRNHEKIGERNAWLMNMPYTDRLDYVSSMANNFAYAIAVEKLLPTVKVPERAEYLRVIMAEFTRIANHFFALGQLLSDMGAFFTPMLYGIEEREWILDLFEMSSGARMMCNYLRFGGVAKDPPDEFWPLANKLVNDRLERAIDRFDELIAQNEIVLSRAQNVGVLSRADALAFGTVGPVLRASGVPYDVRRAEPYSIYDRFDFSIPVGTVGDVYDRYLVRIAEMRESLKILRQAIKDIPGGQQYNADPAMIYGGPKGWQLKVPKGEVYGRAENPKGSLGFYLVSDGGTNPYRYHIHAPSYVNIGALNVMCKGQTVADVVIITGSLDIVLGELDR, from the coding sequence ATGACCATGCAGAAAGTCACCAACGTATCCCCCGCGCCCATGACGGTAGCCACGCCGTTGAAGGACGTGAACGCGGTGGCCGCGAAGGTCAACGAGCAGTTCCCGGGCGCAGCCAGCGTGGACGGCGGCTCGCTGATTGTCGAGCGCGCGCAGTCGGTGCCGGTGGCTAGGCTCCTGCGCGACGACCCATCGCTCGGCGTGGATTACCTCGAGGATATCACCAGCGTAGACTGGCCGGACCGCTTCGACGTCGTGTACAACATGTACAATACGACGCGACAGGAAGGCCCGCTGCGCATGAAGGTCAAGGCCGACAAGGCCGACCCGGTTGTGCCGTCGCTGGTGCCGGTCCATCCGGGCGCGAACCTGATGGAGCGCGAAGTCTACGACCTGATGGGCGTGAAGTTCGACGGCCATCCGAACCTGAAGCGTGTTTTGCTGTGGGAAGGCTTCAACGGCCACCCGCTGCGCAAGGACTGGAAGGAAGCGTACTTCGAGGAAGAGAAGAAGCCGTACGACCAGCGCTGGCCGGACGGCAAGTTGGTGCGCGCCGAAGACCGCGTGCCGTACAAGGATAACATTGTGCTGCCGCCGGGCTTCGACCCGAGCAAGTACACCGCCCCCGGCGAGGACAACGTCACGCTGGTGGACGCGGACGCGCTCAAGAAGGGCGAGATCAGGTCGGACACGCTCGTCATCAACATGGGCCCGCAGCATCCGAGTACGCACGGCGTCTTCCGCATGCGCCTCCGCCTCGAAGGCGAGCGCATCGTCGACCTGCAGCCGGTCTGTGGCTACCTGCACCGCAACCACGAGAAGATCGGCGAGCGCAACGCGTGGTTGATGAACATGCCGTACACCGACCGGCTTGACTATGTGTCGTCGATGGCCAATAATTTCGCCTACGCCATCGCGGTCGAGAAGCTGCTGCCGACCGTGAAAGTGCCGGAGCGCGCGGAGTATCTGCGCGTCATCATGGCCGAGTTCACGCGCATCGCCAACCATTTCTTCGCGCTCGGCCAGTTGCTGTCGGACATGGGCGCGTTCTTCACGCCGATGCTGTACGGCATCGAGGAACGCGAATGGATTCTCGACCTGTTCGAGATGTCGTCCGGGGCGCGCATGATGTGCAACTACCTGCGCTTCGGCGGGGTCGCCAAAGACCCGCCCGACGAGTTCTGGCCGCTGGCCAACAAGCTGGTGAATGACCGCCTCGAGCGCGCGATTGACCGCTTCGACGAGCTGATCGCGCAAAACGAAATCGTGCTGTCGCGCGCCCAGAACGTCGGCGTCCTGTCGCGCGCCGACGCGCTCGCGTTTGGCACGGTCGGCCCGGTGCTGCGCGCCAGCGGCGTGCCGTACGACGTGCGCCGCGCCGAGCCGTACAGCATCTACGATCGCTTCGATTTCAGCATCCCGGTCGGCACCGTCGGCGACGTGTACGACCGCTACCTCGTGCGCATCGCCGAGATGCGCGAGTCGCTCAAGATCCTGCGCCAGGCGATCAAAGACATTCCAGGCGGCCAGCAGTACAATGCCGACCCGGCCATGATCTACGGCGGCCCCAAGGGCTGGCAGTTGAAGGTGCCAAAGGGCGAAGTGTACGGCCGCGCCGAAAACCCCAAAGGCTCGCTGGGCTTCTATCTGGTCAGCGACGGCGGCACCAATCCGTACCGGTATCACATCCATGCGCCATCGTACGTCAATATCGGCGCCCTGAACGTGATGTGCAAGGGCCAGACCGTGGCCGACGTCGTCATCATCACCGGTTCGCTGGATATCGTGCTCGGCGAATTGGACCGCTAA
- a CDS encoding 4Fe-4S binding protein codes for MFGKGILTGLGITFRHIVDSFAADRRRGFGKNRYLPEGKEHTGPVPGWITVQYPEEKLQLPENFRFYPVLIKDDETGADWCTACGICARVCPPQCIWIVRAKKDDGKPEPRPEQFFIDTTICMQCGYCAEYCPFDAIKMDHRYEYSTLERTVSGIHDKERLTVFQSYYAQTHPRAAAAEKAVRDEKEAKKAKGGRASKEEKPAAAPAAH; via the coding sequence GTGTTTGGCAAAGGCATTCTCACCGGCTTGGGCATTACGTTCAGGCATATCGTCGACAGTTTTGCGGCGGACCGGCGCCGCGGGTTCGGCAAGAATCGGTATCTGCCCGAAGGCAAAGAGCACACGGGGCCGGTGCCGGGCTGGATTACCGTGCAGTACCCGGAAGAGAAGTTGCAACTGCCGGAGAACTTCCGCTTCTACCCGGTGCTGATCAAGGACGACGAGACCGGCGCCGACTGGTGCACCGCCTGCGGCATCTGCGCGCGCGTCTGCCCGCCGCAGTGCATCTGGATCGTGCGCGCCAAGAAAGATGACGGCAAGCCGGAGCCGCGCCCCGAGCAGTTCTTCATCGACACGACGATCTGCATGCAGTGCGGCTACTGCGCCGAGTACTGCCCGTTCGACGCGATCAAGATGGATCATCGCTACGAGTATTCGACGCTGGAGCGGACGGTGTCGGGCATCCACGACAAGGAACGCCTGACGGTCTTCCAGAGCTACTATGCGCAGACGCACCCGCGCGCGGCGGCGGCCGAGAAGGCTGTGCGCGACGAGAAGGAAGCGAAGAAGGCGAAGGGCGGCCGCGCGTCGAAGGAAGAGAAGCCGGCGGCAGCGCCCGCCGCGCACTAG
- a CDS encoding M42 family metallopeptidase, which produces MDAGPREFLRRLLEIPGPSGYEQRVQAAWREYVGAFCPDVRTDVHNNVVATLKGSENFSVMVVGHADEIGMAIVNVDENGYLYFNRIGGVDPTILPSQRVQVLAKSGPVPGVIGKKPAHLLDADDNRPPKIHELWIDIGAKDKADALTRVRIGDPIVFGEGYAELQNGYAVARNFDNRVGIWVAAETLRALSQSGGGKATVYAVSSAQEETGVWGAGPIAFALKPNLGIAVDVTHATDYPALSKNRHGDVQLGKGPVVSRGVKTNQLVFDGLEAAGTAHNIPYQVEVEFGRTGTDADVMADRGPGIAVAVVSIPNRYMHTSTEMIHLDDLDNCVRLLVAYIRTLDGATDLTPR; this is translated from the coding sequence ATGGACGCCGGACCCCGCGAGTTTTTGCGCCGCCTGCTCGAGATACCCGGGCCGTCGGGCTACGAGCAGCGCGTGCAGGCCGCCTGGCGCGAGTATGTCGGCGCGTTCTGCCCCGACGTCCGCACCGACGTGCACAACAACGTGGTCGCCACGCTGAAGGGCAGTGAGAACTTCAGTGTCATGGTCGTCGGCCACGCCGACGAGATCGGCATGGCCATCGTCAACGTGGACGAGAACGGCTACCTGTACTTCAACCGCATCGGCGGCGTCGATCCCACGATCCTACCGTCGCAGCGCGTGCAGGTGCTGGCCAAGAGCGGCCCGGTGCCGGGCGTGATCGGCAAGAAGCCGGCGCACCTGCTGGACGCCGACGACAACCGCCCGCCGAAGATCCACGAGCTGTGGATCGACATCGGAGCCAAGGACAAGGCCGACGCGCTCACTCGCGTCCGCATCGGCGATCCGATCGTCTTCGGCGAGGGCTATGCCGAATTGCAGAACGGCTACGCCGTGGCGCGCAACTTCGACAATCGGGTCGGCATCTGGGTGGCCGCCGAGACGCTGCGCGCGCTGAGCCAGAGCGGCGGCGGCAAGGCGACCGTGTACGCCGTATCGTCGGCGCAGGAAGAGACCGGCGTCTGGGGCGCCGGGCCGATCGCCTTCGCGCTGAAACCGAACCTCGGCATCGCCGTTGACGTGACCCACGCGACCGACTACCCGGCGCTGTCCAAGAACCGCCATGGCGATGTGCAGTTGGGCAAAGGCCCGGTTGTTTCGCGCGGCGTCAAGACCAACCAGTTGGTCTTTGACGGGCTGGAAGCGGCGGGAACTGCACACAATATTCCGTACCAGGTCGAAGTCGAGTTTGGCCGCACCGGCACCGACGCCGACGTGATGGCCGACCGCGGACCGGGCATCGCCGTTGCCGTCGTTAGCATCCCGAACCGGTACATGCACACGTCCACCGAGATGATTCATCTGGATGACCTGGACAACTGCGTCCGGCTGCTGGTCGCGTACATCCGCACGCTGGATGGCGCGACCGATCTGACGCCGCGTTAA
- a CDS encoding NADH-quinone oxidoreductase subunit B, whose amino-acid sequence MQVQTKEEAHGKDGDSGMVLTTVEQAVAWGRANAVWPLLFGLACCAIEMMATFASRFDLARFGAEVYRASPRQADLMIVSGRVTRKMAPVVRRLYDQMPDPKWVIAMGDCASCGGIFNNYAVVQGVDEIVPVDVYVAGCPPRPEALIDGIMLLQKKIAERGDDRKTALRSLQQIAAELRGGPAKS is encoded by the coding sequence ATGCAGGTGCAGACCAAAGAAGAAGCGCACGGCAAAGACGGCGATTCGGGCATGGTGCTTACGACCGTCGAGCAGGCGGTTGCCTGGGGGCGCGCCAATGCCGTGTGGCCGCTGCTGTTCGGTCTGGCGTGCTGCGCCATCGAAATGATGGCGACGTTCGCGTCGCGCTTCGACTTGGCGCGCTTCGGCGCCGAGGTGTACCGCGCCTCGCCGCGCCAGGCGGATCTGATGATCGTGTCAGGCCGCGTCACGCGCAAGATGGCGCCGGTGGTACGCCGCCTGTACGACCAGATGCCGGACCCGAAGTGGGTCATCGCCATGGGCGACTGCGCATCGTGCGGCGGCATCTTCAACAACTACGCCGTCGTGCAGGGTGTCGACGAAATCGTGCCGGTCGATGTATACGTGGCCGGCTGCCCGCCGCGCCCGGAAGCGCTAATCGACGGCATCATGCTCCTGCAGAAGAAGATCGCCGAGCGCGGCGATGACCGCAAGACCGCCCTGCGTTCGCTGCAGCAGATTGCGGCGGAACTGCGGGGCGGCCCAGCCAAATCCTAG
- the nuoE gene encoding NADH-quinone oxidoreductase subunit NuoE, whose translation MLSASARAEIAAHLSKYPTKRSAIIPALHIAQREIGWLPDEAMVDVAGLLDLQPTEVRAVAGFYSLYFKEKVGRHVIHFCNDLPCALRGADELMQKVCQSLGIEAHGTTADGEFTLEPAMCLAACDKAPMMQVDLDYFENLTEEKVDEILRAIRSGDIVLDKASVVRSAL comes from the coding sequence ATGCTATCCGCATCCGCGCGCGCCGAAATTGCCGCGCATCTCTCCAAGTATCCCACCAAGCGTTCGGCCATCATCCCCGCCCTGCACATCGCGCAACGCGAGATCGGGTGGCTGCCCGACGAGGCGATGGTCGATGTGGCCGGCCTGCTCGACCTGCAGCCGACCGAAGTGCGCGCCGTGGCCGGCTTCTACTCGCTGTACTTCAAGGAAAAGGTCGGCCGGCACGTGATCCATTTCTGCAATGACCTGCCGTGCGCGCTGCGCGGTGCGGACGAGCTGATGCAGAAGGTCTGCCAGTCGCTGGGCATCGAGGCGCACGGCACGACCGCCGACGGCGAGTTCACGCTCGAGCCGGCAATGTGCCTGGCGGCGTGCGACAAGGCCCCGATGATGCAGGTTGATCTCGACTACTTCGAAAACCTGACCGAGGAGAAGGTGGACGAGATTCTGCGCGCCATCCGCAGCGGCGACATCGTCCTCGACAAAGCCTCGGTGGTCAGGAGCGCGCTCTAA
- the nuoF gene encoding NADH-quinone oxidoreductase subunit NuoF — MDSHVILRHRDIPNIKQIEVYRQQGGYEAFHKAVTEMKPDQVIDVVKASGLRGRGGAGFPAGLKWSFIPKDIFPKYVVVNGDESEPGTFKDREIIEQNPHQFIEGVLLTCYAVQAATGYIYMRGEFKQPAQVLQKAVDEARRAGLIGKNVFGSEYSVEIHLHLGAGAYICGEETALLNSLEGFLGQPRNRPPFPAVQGLYAKPTVINNVETLANVPPIIKNGAEWYRKFGTEKSPGTKVFCLSGRVKRPGNYELPLGVPFKHLIYELGGGIIDDRPLKAILPAGASAPLLPASVIDTPMDYEAVQAAGSMLGSASLIILDDTVDTLWAVEKMVKFFRHESCGKCTPCREGTYWLAREMARIRRGEGKPQDIDLLLDITKNMSGKCFCLLGDFSTSSVTSSIKLFRDDYVKATGGGRG; from the coding sequence ATGGACTCTCACGTCATTCTGCGCCATCGCGATATTCCGAACATCAAGCAGATTGAGGTCTACCGCCAGCAGGGCGGTTACGAGGCGTTCCACAAAGCGGTGACCGAGATGAAGCCCGACCAGGTCATCGACGTCGTCAAGGCGTCGGGCCTGCGCGGACGCGGCGGCGCGGGTTTCCCGGCCGGCCTCAAGTGGTCGTTCATCCCCAAGGACATCTTCCCGAAATACGTCGTCGTCAACGGCGACGAGTCGGAACCGGGCACGTTCAAAGACCGCGAGATCATCGAGCAGAACCCGCACCAGTTCATCGAGGGTGTGCTGCTGACCTGCTACGCCGTGCAGGCCGCCACCGGATACATCTACATGCGCGGCGAGTTCAAGCAGCCGGCGCAGGTTCTGCAGAAAGCGGTGGACGAGGCGCGGCGCGCCGGCCTGATCGGTAAGAACGTCTTCGGCTCGGAATACTCGGTGGAGATTCACCTGCACCTCGGCGCGGGCGCGTACATCTGCGGCGAGGAAACGGCGCTGCTGAACTCGCTGGAAGGTTTCCTGGGCCAGCCGCGCAACCGCCCGCCGTTCCCGGCGGTGCAGGGCCTGTATGCCAAGCCGACCGTCATCAACAACGTGGAGACGCTCGCCAACGTCCCGCCGATCATCAAGAACGGCGCGGAGTGGTACCGCAAGTTCGGCACGGAGAAGTCGCCCGGCACCAAGGTCTTCTGCCTGAGCGGGCGCGTGAAGCGGCCGGGCAACTACGAGCTGCCGCTCGGCGTGCCGTTCAAGCATCTGATCTACGAGCTGGGCGGCGGTATCATCGACGACCGGCCGCTGAAGGCGATCCTGCCGGCCGGCGCCTCCGCGCCGCTGCTGCCGGCCAGCGTGATCGACACGCCGATGGACTACGAAGCGGTGCAGGCGGCCGGCTCGATGCTCGGCTCGGCGTCGCTGATCATCCTCGACGACACGGTCGACACGCTGTGGGCGGTCGAAAAGATGGTGAAGTTCTTCCGCCACGAGTCGTGCGGCAAGTGCACGCCGTGCCGCGAGGGCACCTACTGGCTGGCGCGCGAGATGGCGCGCATCCGGCGCGGCGAGGGCAAGCCGCAGGACATCGATCTGCTGCTCGACATCACGAAAAACATGTCCGGCAAGTGCTTCTGTTTGCTCGGCGACTTTTCGACCAGCTCGGTCACCTCGTCGATCAAGCTGTTCCGCGACGACTATGTGAAGGCGACCGGAGGCGGCAGGGGGTAG
- a CDS encoding PIN domain-containing protein, translated as MLYVADTHALYWYLTADKQLSRRVKSLFDALGLSGDTNHMFIPTLVLAEIVALEEKRRRNTGFEAAVELLEQHAGFSIVPLTVEIVDSSRRVTGAPELFDRLIAATALSLEATLVTRDAVLTDLHIVPTFW; from the coding sequence GTGCTGTACGTTGCGGACACACATGCTTTGTATTGGTACCTGACGGCAGACAAGCAGTTAAGCCGTCGCGTCAAGTCGCTCTTCGATGCACTGGGACTATCGGGCGACACCAATCATATGTTCATACCGACACTCGTACTTGCAGAAATAGTTGCGCTGGAGGAAAAGCGGCGCCGCAATACCGGATTTGAGGCGGCGGTTGAATTGCTTGAGCAGCACGCGGGTTTCAGCATCGTACCCCTCACTGTCGAGATCGTTGATTCGTCTCGCCGCGTGACGGGCGCCCCGGAGTTGTTTGACCGTCTGATCGCGGCAACGGCGCTGTCCCTTGAGGCCACGCTCGTTACGCGCGATGCGGTTCTGACCGATCTGCATATCGTGCCCACCTTCTGGTGA
- the nuoG gene encoding NADH-quinone oxidoreductase subunit NuoG yields the protein MPNLTIDDRPISVPNGTLIVQAARMLGVEVPVFCYHSRLSPVGMCRMCLVEVGTPRMGPDRKPVLKPDGTPEIAWMPKPQTACTTTVSEGMVVKAYSPAAVEARKGIVEFLLTSHPLDCPICDKGGECTLQEETLSHGPGQSRFLYNDKFHNEKNVQLGPLIILDRERCIQCSRCIRFQDEVADDRVLGFFNRGRGMEIGTLSNPPFDSKFSGNTTDICPVGALTSEDFRFGARPWEMKYTPSVCTHCAVGCNLTVSSRSQTEIKRILPRANGAVNDIWICDKGRFGHHFATSPSRLKTPLVRKNGELVPATWTEALAAAAHGIGSARVSGGVAGIVGDRLANEDLFLAAKLFKDVLRSDNLRGAAPADTLNGEIGLATGSDLSKLGKGNAIFVIGADVEEEAPIAFVRIKQGKESGAALIVANGRPTKLDRYATTLRYRYGADGQLLAALLNVIVGENLANAEFVAARTAGFEALKAATKNVAPDGANAEAIRNAARAIAQAKDAVFVYGRELSAAGRTLLRALALVTGHAGRANNGVLPILAHNNSQGASAILPAGKPAAAKALYVIGAEAKRDDAQFMVVQDLFLTDTAKQADVVLPAQSFAERDGTYTSYERRVQQFAPAILPVGESKPDWQIIAELANALDANWHYAGAGAVFAELSAQASAFVGMSHDKLAGKITRSRDHFIYEGTSYQTAGGQGMVYPSAAERADTSFDLAITAPGPVSDGLVLVAPHVLYDAGTLIAESTLLHAVTPDAYADLNRTDADWLGIHDGERVRLTVAGKSVELIARVDGRAPQGAVVAPANLKGADTAALLNGAIAVPVSVAKA from the coding sequence ATGCCCAATCTTACGATAGACGACCGACCCATTTCCGTGCCGAACGGCACCCTGATCGTGCAGGCCGCGCGCATGTTGGGCGTCGAAGTGCCGGTGTTCTGCTACCACTCGCGCCTGTCGCCGGTCGGCATGTGCCGCATGTGCCTGGTCGAGGTTGGCACGCCGCGCATGGGCCCCGACCGCAAACCGGTGCTCAAGCCGGACGGCACACCGGAGATCGCCTGGATGCCGAAGCCGCAGACGGCCTGCACCACGACCGTCTCTGAGGGCATGGTCGTCAAGGCGTACTCGCCCGCGGCCGTCGAGGCGCGCAAGGGGATCGTCGAGTTCCTACTGACCAGCCACCCGCTCGACTGCCCGATCTGTGACAAGGGCGGCGAGTGCACGTTGCAGGAAGAGACGCTCTCGCACGGCCCCGGCCAGTCGCGCTTCCTCTACAACGACAAGTTCCACAATGAGAAGAACGTCCAGCTGGGACCGCTCATTATTCTGGACCGCGAGCGTTGCATCCAGTGCTCGCGCTGCATCCGCTTCCAGGATGAGGTCGCCGATGACCGCGTGCTCGGTTTCTTCAATCGCGGCCGCGGTATGGAGATCGGCACGCTGTCCAACCCGCCGTTCGACTCGAAATTCAGCGGCAACACGACCGACATCTGCCCGGTCGGCGCGCTAACGAGCGAAGACTTCCGCTTCGGCGCGCGCCCGTGGGAGATGAAGTACACGCCGTCGGTCTGCACGCACTGCGCCGTCGGCTGCAACCTGACCGTGTCGTCGCGCAGCCAGACGGAGATTAAGCGCATCCTGCCGCGCGCGAACGGTGCGGTCAACGATATCTGGATCTGCGACAAGGGCCGCTTCGGCCATCACTTCGCGACCAGCCCGAGCCGCCTCAAGACGCCGCTCGTGCGCAAGAACGGTGAACTGGTCCCAGCGACGTGGACGGAGGCGCTGGCCGCCGCCGCTCACGGGATCGGTTCGGCGCGTGTGTCCGGTGGCGTGGCGGGCATCGTTGGCGACCGGCTGGCGAACGAGGACCTGTTCCTGGCGGCCAAGCTGTTCAAGGACGTGCTGCGCAGCGACAACCTGCGCGGGGCAGCGCCAGCCGACACGCTCAACGGCGAAATCGGCCTGGCGACCGGCAGCGACCTGTCCAAGCTCGGCAAGGGCAATGCGATCTTTGTGATTGGCGCGGACGTCGAGGAAGAAGCGCCGATTGCGTTCGTGCGCATCAAGCAGGGCAAGGAGTCCGGCGCGGCGCTGATCGTCGCGAACGGCCGCCCGACCAAGCTGGATCGCTACGCGACGACGCTGCGCTACCGCTACGGCGCGGACGGCCAACTGCTGGCCGCGCTGCTCAACGTCATCGTCGGCGAGAATCTGGCCAATGCCGAGTTCGTGGCGGCTCGCACAGCGGGCTTTGAGGCACTGAAGGCGGCCACCAAGAACGTTGCGCCGGACGGCGCCAACGCCGAGGCGATTCGCAATGCGGCGCGTGCGATTGCGCAGGCGAAGGACGCCGTGTTCGTGTACGGTCGCGAGTTATCGGCGGCGGGGCGTACGTTACTGCGCGCGCTGGCGCTGGTGACCGGGCACGCCGGCCGCGCCAACAACGGCGTGCTGCCGATTCTGGCGCACAACAACAGCCAGGGCGCCAGCGCGATTCTGCCGGCTGGCAAGCCGGCGGCCGCCAAAGCGCTGTACGTTATCGGCGCGGAAGCAAAACGCGACGACGCGCAATTCATGGTCGTGCAGGATCTGTTCCTGACCGATACGGCAAAGCAAGCCGATGTGGTGCTGCCGGCCCAGTCGTTCGCCGAGCGCGACGGCACATACACGTCGTACGAGCGCCGCGTCCAGCAGTTTGCCCCGGCGATTCTGCCGGTGGGCGAGAGCAAGCCTGACTGGCAGATCATCGCGGAACTCGCCAATGCGCTCGATGCCAACTGGCACTATGCCGGCGCTGGGGCTGTCTTTGCCGAGTTGTCCGCGCAGGCGTCCGCCTTTGTCGGGATGTCGCATGACAAGCTGGCCGGCAAGATCACGCGCTCGCGCGACCACTTCATCTATGAGGGCACGTCATACCAGACGGCCGGCGGCCAGGGTATGGTGTACCCCAGCGCCGCCGAGCGTGCCGACACGTCGTTCGATCTCGCGATCACAGCGCCGGGCCCGGTGTCCGACGGGCTCGTGCTCGTCGCGCCGCACGTGCTCTATGACGCCGGCACATTGATCGCCGAATCGACGCTGCTGCATGCCGTTACGCCGGACGCGTATGCCGACCTGAACCGGACGGATGCCGATTGGCTTGGAATTCATGATGGTGAGCGCGTGCGCTTGACTGTTGCCGGCAAAAGCGTAGAACTCATCGCGCGGGTGGATGGCCGCGCGCCACAAGGTGCGGTCGTTGCGCCGGCAAACCTGAAGGGGGCCGACACAGCGGCCCTGTTGAACGGCGCGATTGCCGTTCCGGTGAGCGTGGCGAAGGCCTAG